In Solanum pennellii chromosome 3, SPENNV200, a single window of DNA contains:
- the LOC107012432 gene encoding increased DNA methylation 1-like isoform X2 has product MVPFVEAICNSVSGERLCVDPYVSCLQPVEKQLVSGGFAPISEDVPMSGSVMFNSVLPSQEQQPAISPNALSVSHPPKNEMSGTLSITKSDNKIHSSKRKRLEWKTISHETELCPDAVSECNDNYMSNHRSLESLQEIKEHLSYLGWKIEQAKDYNITRTRYVAPDGKIFQSLRKVCKMLENSETRAEGQKTSYDGSSDDLNLSTCLAKSQTCNEVSELQYTSQAPLVPPEYCPEAVIDYCLLGSPDDPAYKKLNSGEKKSMIMKAKKHLAAIGWIFSYCQKGDRRELRYCPPHGRKKFISLRTACIWCMQQWKAEGQMPELVSRSNVLELQGNLAPHRTSCKKLSMATFSALPLRKEPTQLNKVTVCEISETRKKSNHAGGWNMLKEGKSRSSRTVIDGTESQSSACQLRSSKRARQATVSSSLHHTPRTVLSWLIDNNMVLPRAKVQYRVKKDGRPMAEGWITRAGIKCKCCQKVYGISNFEVHAGSSYHRPSANIFLEDGRSLLDCQLQMKEKSIVRNTRKRSPLLKKRSHLGTNDNVCSVCHYGGELLLCDECPSSFHTGCLGMKEVPDGEWFCPSCCCEMCGQSRFDKNKDHFTDSSLLICCQCEHKYHARCVRDKGLQKLDCYPVGKWFCNKRCEQICLGIHQLLAKPVIVGIDNLSWTLLKYVKHDDFDSDAAKDEFVLETYSKLGVALDVMHECFEPVEEPYTRRDLMEDVIFNRWSELNRLNFQGFYTVLLERNDEVITVATVRIYGEKVAEVPLVATRFQYRRLGMCHILMNELETKLMELGVERLVLPAAPAVLNTWTTSFGFTMVKESQRLNFLNYTFLDFQGTVMCQKLLQNIPPEVSSDSTAYQPQLDHIKSKETVELDGNSALSEVFQAEQLEGSEIVDQGYADAPGGCESNDMDAPTPLITVANQQAPLGCQDETSLQYQAEVTDSNVLEKTGVVQYKCYKRRKKIS; this is encoded by the exons ATGGTACCTTTTGTTGAAGCCATATGCAATTCGGTTAGTGGGGAGAGGCTGTGTGTGGATCCGTATGTATCATGTCTTCAGCCTGTAGAAAAACAACTTGTTTCGGGGGGTTTTGCACCAATATCAGAGGATGTTCCAATGAGTGGTAGTGTTATGTTTAACTCAGTTCTGCCAAGCCAAGAACAACAACCAGCTATATCACCTAATGCTTTGTCAGTTTCACATCCCCCTAAAAATGAAATGTCCGGTACTTTGTCAATTACTAAGAGTGACAATAAGATACATTCTAGCAAGAGGAAGCGACTTGAATGGAAGACCATCTCCCATGAAACTGAGCTTTGTCCTGATGCAGTTTCCGAGTGCAATGATAATTATATGTCGAACCATAGGTCCTTAGAGTCCTTGCAAGAAATTAAGGAACATCTGTCTTACTTAGGATGGAAAATTGAGCAAGCAAAGGATTACAACATCACTAGGACACGGTACGTGGCTCCTGATGGGAAGATATTTCAATCACTTCGTAAAGTTTGTAAGATGTTGGAAAATTCAGAAACTCGGGCAGAAGGCCAGAAAACATCATATGATGGTTCATCTGATGATCTCAACCTTTCTACTTGCCTGGCAAAATCACAGACATGCAATGAGGTGTCTGAGCTGCAATATACTTCTCAAGCACCACTCGTTCCTCCTGAATATTGCCCTGAAGCTGTAATTGACTATTGTTTATTGGGATCACCAGACGATCCTGCCTATAAGAAGTTGAACAGTGGGGAAAAGAAGTCTATGATCATGAAAGCTAAGAAACACCTCGCTGCAATAGGATGGATATTTTCTTATTGTCAGAAAGGGGACAGGAGAGAACTGCGGTATTGTCCTCCTCATGGGAGGAAAAAATTCATCTCTCTTCGAACAGCATGCATATGGTGTATGCAGCAGTGGAAAGCTGAGGGACAGATGCCTGAATTAGTTTCCCGGTCAAATGTTCTGGAACTTCAGGGAAATTTGGCACCTCACAGGACCTCATGTAAGAAATTATCAATGGCGACATTTTCTGCCTTGCCACTTCGGAAAGAACCTACTCAACTTAATAAAGTCACAGTTTGTGAAATCAGCGAAACAAGAAAGAAGAGTAACCACGCAGGTGGGTGGAACATGTTAAAAGAAGGAAAATCTAGATCTTCAAGAACAGTAATAGATGGTACAGAATCTCAGTCTTCAGCTTGTCAGTTGCGATCAAGTAAAAGAGCTCGGCAGGCAACAGTTTCTTCTTCCTTGCATCATACACCTCGAACAGTTTTATCTTGGTTGATTGACAATAATATGGTTCTTCCCCGTGCCAAAGTGCAGTATCGTGTGAAAAAAGATGGTCGTCCAATGGCAGAAGGATGGATCACTCGTGCAGGGATCAAATGCAAGTGCTGTCAAAAAGTTTATGGAATTAGCAATTTTGAGGTGCATGCTGGAAGCAGTTATCACAGACCTTCAGCAAATATATTTTTGGAAGATGGACGATCCCTTCTTGATTGTCAACTGCAGATGAAAGAAAAGAGTATTGTAAGAAACACAAGGAAGAGATCACCTTTGTTGAAGAAGCGCAGCCATTTGGGCACAAATGACAATGTGTGTTCTGTGTGCCATTACGGTGGTGAATTACTTCTGTGTGATGAATGCCCATCTTCCTTTCATACTGGTTGCCTTGGAATGAAG GAGGTTCCCGATGGCGAGTGGTTTTGTCCATCATGCTGTTGTGAAATGTGTGGCCAGAGCAGATTTGATAAAAACAAAGACCACTTTACAGACAGCAGTCTACTTATCTGTTGTCAGTGTGAGCACAAGT ATCATGCTCGGTGCGTGAGAGATAAGGGCCTTCAAAAGCTGGATTGTTATCCTGTAGGAAAATGGTTTTGCAATAAGAGATGTGAGCAG ATATGTTTGGGTATCCACCAACTCTTGGCAAAGCCAGTTATAGTGGGAATTGATAACCTCAGTTGGACTTTATTGAAATACGTAAAACATGATGATTTTGATTCAGATGCTGCTAAAGATGAGTTCGTCCTGGAGACTTATAGTAAACTTGGTGTCGCTTTGGATGTGATGCATGAATGCTTTGAGCCTGTCGAAGAACCTTACACAAGGAGGGATCTTATGGAAGATGTTATCTTCAATAGATG GTCAGAGCTGAATCGCTTAAATTTTCAGGGTTTCTATACTGTACTTCTGGAAAGAAATGACGAAGTGATTACAGTAGCGACTGTGAG GATTTATGGAGAAAAAGTAGCTGAGGTTCCTCTTGTGGCAACAAGATTTCAGTACCGCAGACTTGGAATGTGTCACATCTTAATGAATGAGCTTGAAACG AAACTAATGGAATTAGGAGTTGAGAGGCTAGTTTTGCCTGCTGCCCCCGCCGTGCTAAACACATGGACCACGTCATTTGGTTTCACAATGGTGAAAGAATCTCAGAGGCTAAACTTCTTGAATTACACTTTTCTTGATTTCCAGGGTACAGTAATGTGTCAGAAACTCCTCCAGAATATCCCTCCAGAGGTATCAAGTGACTCAACAG CTTATCAACCTCAACTTGACCACATAAAAAGCAAGGAGACTGTTGAGTTGGATGGAAACAGTGCGCTTTCTGAGGTCTTCCAAGCTGAGCAACTTGAAGGGAGTGAAATTGTGGATCAAGGATATGCAGA TGCACCTGGAGGATGTGAAAGCAATGATATGGATGCTCCAACACCTCTCATTACTGTG GCGAACCAACAAGCTCCTCTTGGCTGCCAGGATGAGACTAGTCTGCAATACCAAGCTGAAGTTACTGATAGTAATGTTTTAGAAAAAACAGGTGTTGTCCAATACAAATGTTACAAGCGGAGAAAAAAGATATCATAG
- the LOC107012432 gene encoding increased DNA methylation 1-like isoform X1 translates to MVPFVEAICNSVSGERLCVDPYVSCLQPVEKQLVSGGFAPISEDVPMSGSVMFNSVLPSQEQQPAISPNALSVSHPPKNEMSGTLSITKSDNKIHSSKRKRLEWKTISHETELCPDAVSECNDNYMSNHRSLESLQEIKEHLSYLGWKIEQAKDYNITRTRYVAPDGKIFQSLRKVCKMLENSETRAEGQKTSYDGSSDDLNLSTCLAKSQTCNEVSELQYTSQAPLVPPEYCPEAVIDYCLLGSPDDPAYKKLNSGEKKSMIMKAKKHLAAIGWIFSYCQKGDRRELRYCPPHGRKKFISLRTACIWCMQQWKAEGQMPELVSRSNVLELQGNLAPHRTSCKKLSMATFSALPLRKEPTQLNKVTVCEISETRKKSNHAGGWNMLKEGKSRSSRTVIDGTESQSSACQLRSSKRARQATVSSSLHHTPRTVLSWLIDNNMVLPRAKVQYRVKKDGRPMAEGWITRAGIKCKCCQKVYGISNFEVHAGSSYHRPSANIFLEDGRSLLDCQLQMKEKSIVRNTRKRSPLLKKRSHLGTNDNVCSVCHYGGELLLCDECPSSFHTGCLGMKEVPDGEWFCPSCCCEMCGQSRFDKNKDHFTDSSLLICCQCEHKYHARCVRDKGLQKLDCYPVGKWFCNKRCEQICLGIHQLLAKPVIVGIDNLSWTLLKYVKHDDFDSDAAKDEFVLETYSKLGVALDVMHECFEPVEEPYTRRDLMEDVIFNRWSELNRLNFQGFYTVLLERNDEVITVATVRIYGEKVAEVPLVATRFQYRRLGMCHILMNELETKLMELGVERLVLPAAPAVLNTWTTSFGFTMVKESQRLNFLNYTFLDFQGTVMCQKLLQNIPPEVSSDSTEAYQPQLDHIKSKETVELDGNSALSEVFQAEQLEGSEIVDQGYADAPGGCESNDMDAPTPLITVANQQAPLGCQDETSLQYQAEVTDSNVLEKTGVVQYKCYKRRKKIS, encoded by the exons ATGGTACCTTTTGTTGAAGCCATATGCAATTCGGTTAGTGGGGAGAGGCTGTGTGTGGATCCGTATGTATCATGTCTTCAGCCTGTAGAAAAACAACTTGTTTCGGGGGGTTTTGCACCAATATCAGAGGATGTTCCAATGAGTGGTAGTGTTATGTTTAACTCAGTTCTGCCAAGCCAAGAACAACAACCAGCTATATCACCTAATGCTTTGTCAGTTTCACATCCCCCTAAAAATGAAATGTCCGGTACTTTGTCAATTACTAAGAGTGACAATAAGATACATTCTAGCAAGAGGAAGCGACTTGAATGGAAGACCATCTCCCATGAAACTGAGCTTTGTCCTGATGCAGTTTCCGAGTGCAATGATAATTATATGTCGAACCATAGGTCCTTAGAGTCCTTGCAAGAAATTAAGGAACATCTGTCTTACTTAGGATGGAAAATTGAGCAAGCAAAGGATTACAACATCACTAGGACACGGTACGTGGCTCCTGATGGGAAGATATTTCAATCACTTCGTAAAGTTTGTAAGATGTTGGAAAATTCAGAAACTCGGGCAGAAGGCCAGAAAACATCATATGATGGTTCATCTGATGATCTCAACCTTTCTACTTGCCTGGCAAAATCACAGACATGCAATGAGGTGTCTGAGCTGCAATATACTTCTCAAGCACCACTCGTTCCTCCTGAATATTGCCCTGAAGCTGTAATTGACTATTGTTTATTGGGATCACCAGACGATCCTGCCTATAAGAAGTTGAACAGTGGGGAAAAGAAGTCTATGATCATGAAAGCTAAGAAACACCTCGCTGCAATAGGATGGATATTTTCTTATTGTCAGAAAGGGGACAGGAGAGAACTGCGGTATTGTCCTCCTCATGGGAGGAAAAAATTCATCTCTCTTCGAACAGCATGCATATGGTGTATGCAGCAGTGGAAAGCTGAGGGACAGATGCCTGAATTAGTTTCCCGGTCAAATGTTCTGGAACTTCAGGGAAATTTGGCACCTCACAGGACCTCATGTAAGAAATTATCAATGGCGACATTTTCTGCCTTGCCACTTCGGAAAGAACCTACTCAACTTAATAAAGTCACAGTTTGTGAAATCAGCGAAACAAGAAAGAAGAGTAACCACGCAGGTGGGTGGAACATGTTAAAAGAAGGAAAATCTAGATCTTCAAGAACAGTAATAGATGGTACAGAATCTCAGTCTTCAGCTTGTCAGTTGCGATCAAGTAAAAGAGCTCGGCAGGCAACAGTTTCTTCTTCCTTGCATCATACACCTCGAACAGTTTTATCTTGGTTGATTGACAATAATATGGTTCTTCCCCGTGCCAAAGTGCAGTATCGTGTGAAAAAAGATGGTCGTCCAATGGCAGAAGGATGGATCACTCGTGCAGGGATCAAATGCAAGTGCTGTCAAAAAGTTTATGGAATTAGCAATTTTGAGGTGCATGCTGGAAGCAGTTATCACAGACCTTCAGCAAATATATTTTTGGAAGATGGACGATCCCTTCTTGATTGTCAACTGCAGATGAAAGAAAAGAGTATTGTAAGAAACACAAGGAAGAGATCACCTTTGTTGAAGAAGCGCAGCCATTTGGGCACAAATGACAATGTGTGTTCTGTGTGCCATTACGGTGGTGAATTACTTCTGTGTGATGAATGCCCATCTTCCTTTCATACTGGTTGCCTTGGAATGAAG GAGGTTCCCGATGGCGAGTGGTTTTGTCCATCATGCTGTTGTGAAATGTGTGGCCAGAGCAGATTTGATAAAAACAAAGACCACTTTACAGACAGCAGTCTACTTATCTGTTGTCAGTGTGAGCACAAGT ATCATGCTCGGTGCGTGAGAGATAAGGGCCTTCAAAAGCTGGATTGTTATCCTGTAGGAAAATGGTTTTGCAATAAGAGATGTGAGCAG ATATGTTTGGGTATCCACCAACTCTTGGCAAAGCCAGTTATAGTGGGAATTGATAACCTCAGTTGGACTTTATTGAAATACGTAAAACATGATGATTTTGATTCAGATGCTGCTAAAGATGAGTTCGTCCTGGAGACTTATAGTAAACTTGGTGTCGCTTTGGATGTGATGCATGAATGCTTTGAGCCTGTCGAAGAACCTTACACAAGGAGGGATCTTATGGAAGATGTTATCTTCAATAGATG GTCAGAGCTGAATCGCTTAAATTTTCAGGGTTTCTATACTGTACTTCTGGAAAGAAATGACGAAGTGATTACAGTAGCGACTGTGAG GATTTATGGAGAAAAAGTAGCTGAGGTTCCTCTTGTGGCAACAAGATTTCAGTACCGCAGACTTGGAATGTGTCACATCTTAATGAATGAGCTTGAAACG AAACTAATGGAATTAGGAGTTGAGAGGCTAGTTTTGCCTGCTGCCCCCGCCGTGCTAAACACATGGACCACGTCATTTGGTTTCACAATGGTGAAAGAATCTCAGAGGCTAAACTTCTTGAATTACACTTTTCTTGATTTCCAGGGTACAGTAATGTGTCAGAAACTCCTCCAGAATATCCCTCCAGAGGTATCAAGTGACTCAACAG AAGCTTATCAACCTCAACTTGACCACATAAAAAGCAAGGAGACTGTTGAGTTGGATGGAAACAGTGCGCTTTCTGAGGTCTTCCAAGCTGAGCAACTTGAAGGGAGTGAAATTGTGGATCAAGGATATGCAGA TGCACCTGGAGGATGTGAAAGCAATGATATGGATGCTCCAACACCTCTCATTACTGTG GCGAACCAACAAGCTCCTCTTGGCTGCCAGGATGAGACTAGTCTGCAATACCAAGCTGAAGTTACTGATAGTAATGTTTTAGAAAAAACAGGTGTTGTCCAATACAAATGTTACAAGCGGAGAAAAAAGATATCATAG
- the LOC107014418 gene encoding glycine-rich RNA-binding protein RZ1C-like isoform X1, with protein MSGKVQDYRIFVGGLSWDVTEHQLEDAFSPFGKIVDCQVMLDRDTGRPRGFGFLTFADRRAMEDAIREMDGAEVGDRVISVNKAQPKMGSEDPDHGYGGGYISGGRASYGGGNRSVGQDTCFSCGRPGHWARDCPLEGGGRGARPLTPPSRSRYGGARGDRFGSDRDRYMDDRYDRGNHADRERYDSRYESRDRYASDRYPPGGDRLGNRYGSSDRYPQSGYGKERGFDRDVGERYEGGGPARYEGRSYRDRAGPYDRPGRGGRPPSFDRY; from the exons ATGTCAGGGAAGGTTCAAGATTATCGAATTTTTGTTGGTGGGTTATCTTGGGACGTAACTGAACATCAGCTCGAAGATGCCTTTAGTCCTTTCGGTAAAATTGTTGATTGTCAG GTTATGCTGGACAGAGACACGGGCCGCCCTCGTGGATTTGGGTTTTTAACATTTGCAGACCGCCGAGCAATGGAGGATGCAATAAGAGAAATGGATGGTGCAGAGGTTGGTGATAGGGTGATATCGGTGAACAAGGCGCAACCAAAGATGGGAAGTGAGGATCCTGATCATGGCTATGGTGGAGGTTACATATCAGGTGGCAGGGCGAGCTATGGTGGGGGTAATAGGTCAGTTGGGCAAGACACTTGCTTCAGCTGTGGTCGCCCTGGCCATTGGGCTAGAGACTGTCCATTGGAAGGAGGTGGCCGCGGTGCTCGGCCACTAACACCCCCTTCTCGTTCTAGGTATGGTGGCGCACGTGGGGATAGGTTTGGAAGTGACCGTGATAGGTACATGGATGACCGATATGATAGAGGGAACCATGCTGATAGGGAGCGCTATGACAGCAGATATGAGAGTCGTGATCGATACGCTAGCGACAG GTACCCTCCTGGAGGCGATCGCTTGGGCAATAGGTATGGGAGTTCTGACCGCTACCCTCAGAGTGGCTATGgcaaagaaagagggtttgacaGAGATGTGGGTGAAAGATATGAAGGTGGAGGACCAGCACGATATGAGGGAAGAAGCTACAGAGATAGAGCAGGACCTTATGATCGCCCTGGAAGGGGAGGACGTCCACCTTCCTTTGACCGTTACTGA
- the LOC107014418 gene encoding glycine-rich RNA-binding protein RZ1C-like isoform X2: MIGICRTADSAAQVMLDRDTGRPRGFGFLTFADRRAMEDAIREMDGAEVGDRVISVNKAQPKMGSEDPDHGYGGGYISGGRASYGGGNRSVGQDTCFSCGRPGHWARDCPLEGGGRGARPLTPPSRSRYGGARGDRFGSDRDRYMDDRYDRGNHADRERYDSRYESRDRYASDRYPPGGDRLGNRYGSSDRYPQSGYGKERGFDRDVGERYEGGGPARYEGRSYRDRAGPYDRPGRGGRPPSFDRY; encoded by the exons ATGATTGGAATCTGCAGGACTGCAGATTCTGCTGCCCAA GTTATGCTGGACAGAGACACGGGCCGCCCTCGTGGATTTGGGTTTTTAACATTTGCAGACCGCCGAGCAATGGAGGATGCAATAAGAGAAATGGATGGTGCAGAGGTTGGTGATAGGGTGATATCGGTGAACAAGGCGCAACCAAAGATGGGAAGTGAGGATCCTGATCATGGCTATGGTGGAGGTTACATATCAGGTGGCAGGGCGAGCTATGGTGGGGGTAATAGGTCAGTTGGGCAAGACACTTGCTTCAGCTGTGGTCGCCCTGGCCATTGGGCTAGAGACTGTCCATTGGAAGGAGGTGGCCGCGGTGCTCGGCCACTAACACCCCCTTCTCGTTCTAGGTATGGTGGCGCACGTGGGGATAGGTTTGGAAGTGACCGTGATAGGTACATGGATGACCGATATGATAGAGGGAACCATGCTGATAGGGAGCGCTATGACAGCAGATATGAGAGTCGTGATCGATACGCTAGCGACAG GTACCCTCCTGGAGGCGATCGCTTGGGCAATAGGTATGGGAGTTCTGACCGCTACCCTCAGAGTGGCTATGgcaaagaaagagggtttgacaGAGATGTGGGTGAAAGATATGAAGGTGGAGGACCAGCACGATATGAGGGAAGAAGCTACAGAGATAGAGCAGGACCTTATGATCGCCCTGGAAGGGGAGGACGTCCACCTTCCTTTGACCGTTACTGA
- the LOC107014417 gene encoding probable pectate lyase 5: protein MSSQSLFYRAKMPPATPILLFIYLILSFFSPLIDSQLNLTLPNQHPYPESVVHQLHRRVNESRLLLQTTVRDNKCHSTGNPIDDCWQCDPNWAKDRQRLADCSIGFGQSAMGGKGGQIYVVRDSSDRDTVNPVPGTLRHAVVQEEPLWIVFAADMVIKLKHELIINNYKTIDGRGANVHITGNGCITLQYVSNVIIHNVHIYNCVPSGNTNIRSSPTHVGWRGKSDGDGISIFGSHNIWIDHCALSHCTDGLIDAIMGSTAITISNNYFSHHDDVMLLGHDDKYLPDSGMQVTIAFNHFGEGLVQRMPRIRRGYVHVVNNDFTHWQMYAIGGSANPTINSQGNRYTAPDDPNLKEVTKREDTDNGQWDEWNWRTDGDTMVNGAFFVPSGQGLSNQYTKAYSVDPKSALLINQLTANAGVLGGPRDNSISILPEVGGGTSEGSGRGHDQSNSGSVDLFGMIFSGTGASAAAPPTTTPILFSFFILLTLYIITITTQLSIPFLHLL, encoded by the exons atgtcTTCCCAGAGTTTGTTTTACAGGGCAAAGATGCCTCCTGCCACTCCCATTCTCTTATTTATCTACCTCATTCTCTCCTTCTTCTCACCTCTAATTGATTCCCAACTCAATCTTACCCTTCCAAACCAACACCCTTATCCTGAATCTGTTGTTCACCAACTTCACAG GAGGGTTAATGAGTCTAGATTACTACTCCAGACAACTGTAAGAGATAACAAATGTCACAGTACAGGAAACCCAATAGATGATTGCTGGCAATGCGACCCAAACTGGGCCAAAGACCGGCAAAGGCTAGCAGACTGCTCCATTGGTTTCGGTCAGAGTGCAATGGGTGGGAAAGGAGGTCAGATCTACGTAGTTAGAGACTCCTCCGACAGAGACACAGTCAACCCAGTTCCGGGCACTCTCCGTCACGCCGTAGTTCAAGAGGAACCTCTTTGGATCGTGTTTGCAGCAGACATGGTTATAAAGCTAAAGCACGAGCTTATTATCAACAACTACAAGACCATCGACGGACGGGGAGCAAATGTTCACATCACCGGCAATGGGTGTATTACATTACAGTATGTGAGCAATGTGATTATACATAATGTTCATATTTACAATTGTGTCCCTTCGGGTAATACTAACATACGGTCGAGCCCAACGCACGTTGGGTGGAGAGGCAAATCGGACGGTGATGGTATATCCATCTTTGGATCTCATAATATCTGGATTGATCACTGTGCATTATCTCATTGTACCGACGGTTTGATTGATGCAATCATGGGGTCTACTGCTATTACCATATCGAATAACTATTTTAGTCATCATGATGATGTTATGCTCTTGGGACATGATGATAAATACTTGCCTGATTCAGGAATGCAG GTGACAATTGCATTCAATCATTTCGGAGAAGGATTAGTGCAAAGAATGCCAAGAATTAGAAGAGGATATGTACATGTGGTGAACAACGATTTCACACACTGGCAAATGTATGCAATTGGTGGAAGTGCTAATCCTACCATTAACAGTCAAGGAAATCGATATACTGCTCCCGATGATCCAAATTTGAAGGAG GTGACGAAGCGGGAGGACACAGACAATGGGCAGTGGGATGAATGGAATTGGAGGACGGACGGGGACACTATGGTTAATGGCGCATTTTTTGTGCCTTCAGGGCAAGGCCTTAGCAACCAATATACCAAAGCCTACAGCGTTGATCCCAAATCCGCCCTTCTAATCAACCAGCTCACCGCCAATGCTGGTGTCCTTGGTGGCCCCAG GGACAATAGCATAAGCATCTTACCCGAAGTGGGCGGCGGCACTAGTGAAGGAAGCGGCAGGGGTCATGACCAGTCCAATAGCGGCAGTGTCGACTTGTTCGGAATGATATTCAGCGGTACTGGTGCATCTGCAGCAGCACCACCAACAACCACCCCTATCTTATTCTCCTTTTTCATTCTTCTCACTTTGTACATCATAACTATCACCACTCAATTATCAATACCATTCTTACACTTGCTATAG